A window of Hevea brasiliensis isolate MT/VB/25A 57/8 chromosome 14, ASM3005281v1, whole genome shotgun sequence contains these coding sequences:
- the LOC131173383 gene encoding putative disease resistance protein RGA3, which translates to MADAILSGVAVEIIKKLGSRVLQETRLRWGVREELEKLRSKVSTIQAVLLDAEQQYSQSHQIKVWVDSLKEAFYDADDLLDEFSTDVLLKQMMTGNKMLKEVRLFFSSSNPFVYGLKMAHKIEKVRSKLDEIAEHKKFHLDKLPEKTFPMIGEREQTHSSLPQLVVGRENDEKKIIDFLLSSSHGENVSIISIVGIGGLGKTTLAQFAYNDETVKSNFELKIWVCISENFDVKIIVEKILESLDGEKPKNLEMNTLKDLLHEKINGKKYLLVLDDLWNEDSEKWFHLKDLLVGGRRGSKIIVTTRLKNVAEMIGSTKTHDLQGLLVDDSWSLFANMAFKQGEVTSLDHERIGKEIVAKYVGVPLAIRVIGRLLYFKNTIDEWQHFKEKELPNMNEEGNSIIQTLKLSYNHLPSHLKCCFAYCRLFPKDCKINIPYLVNIWVAQGFIKSSNSEQSIQDMGLKYFKDLSWRCFFQEVEKDKLGNLWSCKMHDLMHDLAAQVAGDEIILLSSDAKCVEKKTRHFSIDFEVESWQNVASCLPNVSKVRTFTSFKWSKKHDIKEVECGEIFFKLSRIRVLNLRGLGIKKVPHSIDKLKHVRFLDLSDNECVEILPDSIIKLQNLQILYLTNCERLKQLPKHIKKLVNLQNLYLQGCVSLTHMPRGIGQLTSLKNLSLFMVAKDHGVSKRSAGLGELRDLNKLGENLEIRNLRYVKNPASEFKAANLKEKQHLQVLRLSWKLGDPYDNNSDSGTDDGENDEEMSLGELRPHLNLKWLIVFGCGRLMFPSWISSLTNLVKLRIDNCKKCQHFPPLDRFPSLKTLGIYNSTDLEETLATKLPKSEGLEEGYIHASVATISLS; encoded by the exons ATGGCAGACGCAATTCTCTCCGGCGTTGCTGTGGAAATCATTAAGAAGCTGGGTTCTAGAGTCCTTCAAGAGACTAGGCTCAGGTGGGGTGTCAGAGAGGAGCTTGAGAAACTCAGGAGCAAAGTTTCAACGATCCAAGCTGTGCTTCTTGATGCAGAGCAGCAGTATTCGCAGAGTCATCAAATCAAAGTTTGGGTTGATTCACTAAAAGAAGCATTTTATGATGCAGATGATTTGTTAGATGAGTTCTCCACAGATGTTTTGCTGAAGCAGATGATGACTGGCAATAAAATGTTGAAGGAGGTACGCCTCTTCTTTTCAAGCTCAAACCCATTTGTTTATGGCCTTAAAATGGCTCATAAGATTGAAAAAGTTAGAAGTAAGTTAGATGAGATTGCTGAACATAAGAAGTTTCACTTAGATAAGCTCCCTGAGAAGACATTTCCTATGATTGGGGAAAGAGAGCAAACTCACTCATCTTTACCTCAATTAGTTGTTGGTAGAGAAaatgatgaaaagaaaattattgaTTTTCTCCTGTCCTCTAGTCATGGGGAGAATGTGTCAATCATTTCCATTGTGGGTATTGGAGGCTTAGGAAAGACAACACTTGCTCAATTTGCATATAATGATGAGACGGTGAAATCAAATTTTGAGCTCAAAATTTGGGTGTGCATTTCTGAAAATTTTGATGTAAAAATAATTGTTGAAAAGATTTTGGAGTCTCTTGATGGTGAGAAGCCTAAAAATCTTGAGATGAATACCTTGAAAGATCTTCTTCATGAGAAGattaatggaaaaaaatatttacttGTTTTGGACGATTTGTGGAATGAGGATTCCGAAAAATGGTTTCACTTGAAAGATTTGCTAGTTGGAGGCAGAAGAGGAAGCAAAATAATAGTGACTACACGTCTTAAAAATGTTGCAGAAATGATAGGATCAACAAAAACACATGATTTACAAGGCCTCCTTGTTGATGATTCGTGGTCTTTATTTGCAAATATGGCTTTTAAACAAGGGGAAGTAACTAGCCTAGACCACGAGAGAATTGGAAAAGAAATTGTGGCAAAATATGTTGGAGTCCCTTTAGCCATAAGAGTAATAGGTcgtttattgtattttaaaaatacaaTAGATGAATGGCAACACTTCAAAGAAAAAGAACTTCCAAATATGAATGAAGAGGGAAATAGTATCATTCAAACTCTTAAATTGAGTTATAATCATCTACCTTCACATTTAAAGTGTTGCTTTGCTTATTGTAGATTATTTCCAAAAGATTGTAAAATTAACATCCCATATTTGGTGAACATTTGGGTGGCACAAGGATTCATTAAATCATCAAATTCAGAACAAAGTATTCAAGATATGGgtttaaaatattttaaggaTCTTTCGTGGAGATGCTTCTTTCAAGAAGTAGAAAAAGATAAGTTGGGTAATTTATGGAGTTGTAAAATGCATGATTTGATGCATGATCTTGCCGCACAAGTAGCAGGGGATGAAATCATTTTATTAAGTTCAGATGCAAAGTGTGTTGAAAAAAAAACTCGACATTTTTCAATTGATTTTGAAGTTGAGTCATGGCAAAATGTTGCAAGTTGCTTACCTAATGTGTCAAAGGTGAgaacatttacatcatttaaatgGTCAAAAAAGCATGACATTAAAGAAGTAGAATGTGgtgaaatttttttcaaattaagtCGTATAAGGGTATTAAATTTGCGTGGTTTGGGAATTAAGAAAGTGCCCCATTCCATTGATAAATTGAAGCACGTAAGGTTTCTCGATCTTTCTGATAACGAATGCGTTGAAATCCTTCCTGATTCCATTATTAAACTCCAAAACCTGCAAATTTTGTACCTAACCAACTGTGAAAGGCTTAAACAGTTGCCTAAGCACATTAAAAAGTTGGTCAATCTCCAGAACCTTTACCTTCAGGGATGTGTTAGTTTGACTCATATGCCACGTGGGATTGGTCAACTGACTTCCCTTAAGAATTTATCACTATTCATGGTGGCCAAAGACCACGGTGTCTCCAAACGTAGCGCTGGACTTGGTGAATTACGTGACTTGAACAAGCTGGGAGAAAATCTAGAGATCAGGAATCTACGGTATGTGAAAAATCCAGCATCTGAATTTAAGGCAGCCAATTTGAAAGAGAAGCAACACCTTCAAGTCTTGAGATTATCATGGAAATTGGGCGATCCCTATGATAATAATAGTGATAGTGGTACAGATGATGGTGAAAATGATGAAGAAATGTCATTGGGAGAGCTGCGGCCACACCTTAATCTAAAATGGTTGATTGTGTTTGGGTGCGGAAGACTCATGTTTCCAAGCTGGATTTCTTCCCTCACTAATTTGGTGAAACTTCGAATTGATAACTGCAAAAAATGCCAGCATTTTCCACCGTTGGATCGGTTCCCTTCACTTAAAACTTTGGGGATTTATAATTCAACTGATCTGGA AGAAACTCTGGCTACAAAATTGCCCAAATCTGAAGGGCTGGAGGAGGGATACATCCATGCCTCAGTTGCTACAATTTCACTGTCTTGA